In a genomic window of Virgibacillus sp. SK37:
- the rpsB gene encoding 30S ribosomal protein S2: MSAISMKQLLEAGVHFGHQTRRWNPKMKKYIFTERNGIYIIDLQKTVKKVDEAYNYVKDIAANGGTVLFVGTKKQAQDSVRDEATRSGMYYVNQRWLGGTLTNFQTIRKRIQRLKDIERMEEDGTFEVLPKKEVVNLLKEKDRLVKFLGGIKEMNKLPDALFVIDPRKERIAIAEAHKLNIPIIGIVDTNCDPDEIDYVIPANDDAIRAVKLLTSKMADAILEVKQGEETEEVQAEEPVAVAESDSDSNQE, translated from the coding sequence ATGTCAGCAATTTCAATGAAACAGCTATTAGAAGCTGGTGTACATTTTGGACATCAGACTCGCCGCTGGAACCCGAAGATGAAGAAATATATCTTCACAGAACGTAACGGTATTTATATTATCGATTTACAAAAAACCGTTAAGAAGGTAGACGAGGCTTACAACTACGTAAAGGATATCGCTGCAAATGGCGGTACGGTTCTGTTTGTTGGTACAAAGAAACAGGCTCAGGACTCTGTACGTGATGAAGCTACTCGTTCAGGTATGTATTACGTGAATCAACGTTGGTTGGGTGGTACTCTTACTAACTTCCAAACAATCCGCAAGCGTATCCAACGTTTAAAAGATATTGAACGTATGGAAGAAGACGGAACTTTTGAAGTATTACCGAAAAAAGAAGTCGTTAACTTATTAAAAGAAAAAGATCGTTTGGTTAAGTTCTTGGGTGGTATTAAAGAAATGAACAAGCTTCCTGACGCATTGTTCGTAATTGACCCACGTAAAGAGCGTATTGCGATCGCTGAGGCACATAAATTAAATATTCCTATTATTGGAATCGTAGATACAAATTGTGATCCGGATGAAATTGATTATGTTATTCCAGCGAATGATGACGCTATTCGTGCAGTGAAACTTTTGACTTCAAAAATGGCAGATGCTATTTTAGAAGTGAAACAAGGCGAAGAGACAGAAGAA